From the Polaribacter tangerinus genome, the window TAGGCACTTTAATTCTATTGATTTTAGTAGAATTGGTTTAATTTTAACATTATTTGTAGAGTTGCAAAAAAGATGTATATTTGCATCCGCATTTTAAAGAATAAAAGTGCATTAATAAGTAGAAATACGTAAAACAAAAAGTATGTACGCAATCGTAGAGATAGCAGGGCAGCAATTTAAAGTTGCAAAAGACCAAAAAGTATACGTACACCGTTTACAAGGTGAAGAGGGTTCAAAAGTTACTTTTGATAACGTTCTTTTATTAGATGAAAATGGTAGTGTAACAATTGGCGCCCCAGCTATAAATGGAGCCGCAGTAACGGCAACAATTTTAGGTCACCTTAAAGGTGATAAAGTAATCGTTTTTAAGAAAAAAAGAAGAAAAGGTTACCAAAAGAAAAATGGACACAGACAGTATTTAAGTGAAATTCAAATTGAATCAATTACTGCATCTGGTGCAAAAAAATCAACCAAAAAAGAAGCTGCTCCAAAAAAGGAGGCTGCTGCTAAAAAAGTTGAGGTAAAAGAAGCTGCTACAACAGATTATAGTTCTATGACTGTTGCAGAATTAAAAGCTGTAGCTAAAGAAAAAGGTATCACTGGATATACTTCTTTAAAGAAAGCAGAATTAATTGAAGCGCTAAGCAAATAAAAATTTCAATTTTAAAACCATAATATCATGGCACATAAAAAAGGAGTAGGTAGTTCGAAGAATGGTAGAGAATCAGAATCGAAACGTCTAGGAGTAAAAATATTTGGAGGACAAGCTGCAATTGCAGGAAATATTATTGTTCGTCAGAGAGGTA encodes:
- the rplU gene encoding 50S ribosomal protein L21, which produces MYAIVEIAGQQFKVAKDQKVYVHRLQGEEGSKVTFDNVLLLDENGSVTIGAPAINGAAVTATILGHLKGDKVIVFKKKRRKGYQKKNGHRQYLSEIQIESITASGAKKSTKKEAAPKKEAAAKKVEVKEAATTDYSSMTVAELKAVAKEKGITGYTSLKKAELIEALSK